The genomic DNA GATCTGgaagaataaaaaagaatgaaggAGAGTGATAGGCTTTGACAAAAATTATGGGAAAATTTGTAactatccttaaactcttaaatttttcaatgatttttttttatacaagtttagaacattacAAACGGctcatttaataaatttagaattttttaatatgaaataaattaaatatggatttttttagtagacaaaagttcaaaataaaagtaacaaaattctGGAcgcataaataaaattttgagataattttttgtaGATGAACTTTtcgtaatgttcttaacacttgtgcaaaaaattgttcaaaatcttaaaagtttaagcataattaaacaaatttaaatttactaaggactaaaattgagtgcataatttttttatatggactaaaaacactattataattaaataaggactaaacttaaaaggtcccaattttatagggtcaaaaaacatatgatgtcatttaccACATGGCAGCCATGTCACTTGAAATGTCAATGTGACATGTCTGAGTCAGCTAACTGTTGGCCTAGTCAGCACAATTTGACGGCAATGACCAAACTTGTAAACGAAAAAAAACGTTGaggatgaaaaatttaataaaatttaaatagggaTCAATATTGGAAGCTCGTTTATTTATAAGAactttaaacataattaacccaaaaTTTAAATCATCACGTTCTGGAGTTTTTTCCCAACAATTCTTCACAATTATTCTCATGTGATTATCCAATATCCATCAACGAGAAAGAGCAAGAGGGATCAGTGGCGTGGGAGAGAACTAATAGTTGAAAGTAATTAGGTGTTGGATGTGTATAATAAGCATCTTGATCCAAGGGTTGATTAACCTTCATCCTATGGTTTATAttcatttaaaaacaaaacaaaaaaaaacactaagtctCCTATGGTAGGTGACCTATTAAGGTTGTCCACCAGAAACGGAGCCACACGGAGCCACTTACTTGAGGGATAGTAAGTTATAATCATCTTACTTGTGAGTTATAATCCTATAAAAAatctataatattttaaaaaggtaaatttattatttagatttaatatggtaagttttaaattttttcaaaagtcaACACattcaaccaaaccaaaccatcttgtgtttatcaatttaaattgtttcaaatttcgtgggaattttttgcaaaaatcaaactaaactaaatggatagttttttttattattatttatttgcgGGGACTTGGTctcaaactcaaatctctaaagTAGAAGAGTTGATTTTCAATGAAGTAGCTTCTATGAAGACCAACTAATAATAATGACCATAAGAGTATATcttatattccttcaaaaaaacaaaaaaaaagtatatcttATATACTTTAGtccaaacatttttttgttgtttgaagaACTTAGTCCAAACATTTAGTATTTTGAATTTGTGAAGTATCTAtgatgtgttttattttttgaggagaAATTATCTATGACGATGATAATAACTTTTTCACCaacatgatgatgataataattttttttttgaaggaatgatgataataataattaagtaccagtttcaaaaaataaataaataattaagtaccaaaaaataataaaagtaataatattaCTTGACatatttcaaatgatttttttttattatttgtaacaaacattccaaaaaataaaataataataatgctttctctttttaaaaaaaattgatttaattattttacaataaGGATGTGagtgatataaaaaaataaaagacagaaaaaagaagaggaagaaatcCATCCCGATCACAGATCAGAAATCAAACAGATCGATCCACAAAAATGGCTCCATTCAGCGGCGACGAAACTGCTCCTTTCTTCGGCTTCCTCGGTGCCGCAGCGGCACTCGTTTTCTCATGTaagcatcatcatcaatcataacaaattgaataataataacaataacgaTCTCTGAAACGATGTCGTTTTGTGGCAGGTATGGGAGCGGCATACGGAACAGCGAAGAGTGGTGTAGGAGTAGCATCGATGGGAGTGATGAGACCTGAACTTGTTATGAAATCTATTGTTCCTGTTGTTATGGCTGGTGTTTTGGGTATTTATGGTTTGATTATTGCTGTTATTATTAGTACTGGGATTAATCCTAAGGCTAAATCTTATTATCTCTTTGATGGTTACGCTCATCTTTCTTCTGGTCTTGCTTGTGGTCTTGCTGGTCTTTCTGCTGGTATGGCTATTGGAATCGTCGGTGATGCCGGTGTTAGGTATTTCACTTCAATCTTACTCTCATGttgaataataattacaatTAATCATATTTGTAACTTTATGATTAGATATCATTTAACTAATGATTGTGAATCGTGATTGATTGACTGTAAATGCATATGTATTAACCAAGTATGATAACtttatgattaaataaaatCTTGTATCATAATTGCTTAAGCAAGTGTTTGGATACATGGTTGAGcaatttataaatttgttgAAGAATCAACTAGTTAGTACCTTTATCTGTTGATAATAATGGTTACCAAGTTGGCTGGGAGTGTGGAAGAAATCTTATTGGTTTACTGATATGGATTGAATGCACACACTTTTTGTTGTGATAACATCTATTGTTTGATGTTTAATCAACTAAATAGTACAGAGCTGCAATCATATTTGATTATTCAATTGATGGTTTCATTTGATCCTTGGGCATAAATATAATCAGTTTGAGAATAAAATTAGGTTAGTTTCAGGTGACACATCATGTGGCATTTTTGGTTCCATCTAGTTGATTCAGAACTTAATACTGACTGGATAAatggaatttaattttaagcttcatttcaatgaattgaatttGACTTGCTGATAACTGTCTTTTGCAGAGCAAATGCTCAACAGCCAAAGCTTTTTGTTGGAATGATTCTCATCCTCATTTTCGCCGAGGCGTTGGCGTTGTACGGACTTATTGTTGGCATCATCCTCTCTTCCCGCGCTGGCCAATCCAGGGCTGAGTAAAGTCATATTTCATGTTGGTCGTGGTTTACAGAGCCACAGATTGTGAATGTCACTGTGGAGCTGGCTTTGCTAATGTTCGTACACTGGTTGCTGTTTTTCATTATTCATgttattctatttatttatgcacTCTTTATAAAGTTGAGGTTATCTAGGACCAATAATAAAGCTTTTCTCTGCGCGTCATTAGTTTTGAATTATATATGCTCAATTAATAGATCAGAGATCTATATACTTAGACAGATGTTTGTTTTGATTCCAATAACTTATTAAGTATGGTTTTGTACTTGCCAAAATGTATCTCCCAAACAACCCAGacttttcattaatattattttattcaatatgaTCTCTCTGCATGTCTTTAAATCTGTTTTTATGAAGATGATAGCATCTTGCTCTGGTTTGGGCAGGATACAGAGTAAAGTAAGTAGGAATACTGTGATATAATTGACTGCATGTGTTGCAGTTGTAATAGTAAATGTTAAATTGGCTTGTAGATAGCATTGAAGCTGTCAACACAAGGCtatacactactaaaaaaacaaaaattagtgagggaaaacgtgaaatccctctctaattccgtcactaaattttgcgaccatagaatttgtgaggaatttcattttttccgtcactaatttccctcgttaattttgctttttctagtagtgatacatgtttggattgacagcTAATTTTGCAAAGCTGCAGTTTTGTTGAAGCTCTAAAGTGTTTGCTCTAATCACGTTGTCGTTAGTATATCGTGACTTTGCCTAATTTATCGTCTACGTCTTTTGCTTTTTATTTGCGTTGACTCAGTTGaggtttttaacatttttgatAGGTTGTTTGGATAATCATCCTAACAGGAGTTTGATCGTAAAATGATAGTGTcttttgattatatatttttttctttttgaaaacaaaacaaattcctttgattttgatatgaaacCAACACTACAATGTGGTACCGGGTGATAAATGTAGTGGCTGGGTATATATGGATCCACCTGTTCATAAAGTTTTTTGGTAGTCAAGTTCTACCTTATCAAACAATACAATTTAAAtaggtttatttttcttcactcGTAGGGTAAAAGTAATAAAGAGGTTCCCTCCCCTGTTAAAAATTTGTTACAAGTTGTATCATACAACAAGtttcacaattttattatttcaaacaCACGATATACAACATAGTTTTTGATAGTTTTGAATACATAAATTAACAACAATGCTCTGCACCTTTTACTTGTTTTGAAGAACAAACACTTTTCTGATCTTACAGACCAAAAAAGGAAGTTGAAGTTATTCACCACCATATTTCAACATTAATATggataacttaaaatgcaaagtTCATCATATCCTTGCTCAAGCTTCGCATCATAACATTTTCCATGAATCCACACTTGTTAGAAACAGTCTTCTTAAAGCTCTGGCCTCGTGCCTTGAAAGAGCCGGAAGCAGAAGAGATGGGAACTATTGGGATATTCTCACAGTTGCAAAGCTCTATCATGTATCCATCAGGGTCATGGAAGAACACCTGCTCCACCTTGATTCCTTCATCCTCTACCAAAGCCGTAACATACTTCATCCCCATATCTTCCAACCTCATTTTCACTAGCCCAACATCTGTACACTGCACAAAGCCAAATTGAAACACTtttagtaaatattttttactagATTTAAAACTAGACTAGAAATTTAGAATGCACAGGTTAATTACTTGGAATGAAATATGGTTGTCCTTGGGATTAATGGGTCGTGATTCACTCATAGGGGTATCAAATTCATCATAATTTGGATTCTCAAGCAGGTGtattccaaaaccataattatacaacctacaaaacaaaacaaaaaattgtaacacattaaatatttgttcaaaCAAAGTAATCGACATAAAGTTTCATAAAGAAAATGGTAATGAATCAAAGTATATCGGAACTAACCATGCTCCATTGAATTTGAAAGAGGAGGGGCGTTTGATGAGACCAAAACCCAAGATTTCTTCATAGAACCTCATAGAATCCAACACTGATCTGCACAATATGGAAACATGATTCAGTGAGAGAAGGGGTAGTGGTGCTTCATAGCTGCCAATTTCCTGAATCCCCATTTTCCAATATTCTCCCTTAGGACACTTCACTCagctaaacttttttttttttacgtgttAGCTTGGAAGTGAATTTCATTTGCTAGGTTGTTTCctatttatataagaaatttcaTGAGGAAATACTATTTTCTTGTCCTTGTGAGTAGGAGTTTTCCTGGAAGGTTCTTTAATTAGAATTTTCATGAAAGGAAGCATAGTTGCTGGTGCAGTTCATatgggataaaaaaaaaacaaccatgTGTggaataaagtaaaataaatcacCAATTTCGTTTTTAAAGTATCATTATCTCTCAAATTCAATTCTTAAaagtataataaatataatgaaTATCCCttttaatataagaaaatatatgaaattcatcaatttagtctctctaaagtatatgaaattcatcaatttagtctttttttttgttggctaAATTTCAAGTAGGGATTATGAGGTTCAAACTGCAACCTTTACATATTGCAatacattgttcataccaattAAGTTATGTTAAAAGATACAATTTCTATCCTCTTAATAGCAGAGATAAATTGATGGGTTTTATAAATCTAATGACTAAACTAAggatttattgaatgaaatacTTAggaaacaacaataacaacaacaatgataataatgtaaaaTTGAGTAGTTCAATTGATTTGATCTAGATGTTAAATGAGTTTTAGGATCCAACTTTAAACTCTgatgaatgaaaaaatattaatctaactCCTTATTACTACTAACATTGGCtgtttcaaaaaacaaaattaatatatttgtctTTAAAATTTATCTATGAGTCaatttctaaattataaaaGCATAACTATTTCCtttaaagagagagagagcataACAATTTGTAGTTGCTGAAAATTTTTGTTGTACATAATACATCCAATCACTTGTAAGATTTTCTTGAGTTTTTCAGTTAAGGATTTTAGACTATTGGTTTAACTAAGTTTgcgaaaataaaaaacactgtGCCTAGAGgactaaataacaaaaaaaaaaaaaataagactcATTCTTTTACCATCCTATTGATTTTTTGTGCGCCctattttgttcaaattatataatccgaaccacataaacattgcataaaaataattaaatttcaaattttagaatCCGAACAGGACgcacgaaaaacttaaaggatgaGAAAAGTAATGACAGAAAAAGAATAGGTTCCTAAAGCCCTAATTTTACCTACTAAATTATTGAACCGACTCTAATACCCATATTGGAGGTGTATTTATCtgttaaatagttaaatatttgaaCAGTTTTGAACACAAAACCTCGTTATTAAACGAGgaatataaaatagttttaaaattgcTCTTTTGGCCCCTTTCATTGCTCATTGACTTCCTGAAATTTCGCTTTTGCTTCTAAATAAAGCAATTTAGAGGAGTTACGAACCGATTGGTCTGTGAGATAACTCCTAAATGTATTTAGGAGATAACTTATGAACTATATTCGAGATAACTCTACTGACACTGGAAGTTTGAacgaatttaaattatattgtcAATTTGCATGATATTTATCAATTTGTGTACTGTTTGTCAATTTGaagtattgttgttgttgaattatgtaaTGTTatatctttaaataaaaattgaagtgtAATGTCAACTTGAAGTGTTGTTGTTCACAATGCTATTCAGAGACCCATCTAGAGCTACGTTCCGAACACATAATTTTTGAATGCTTTTATTTAGGAGCAAACACATAATTTTGGCGGGCCTATGAAACGGCAGgggggagaagagcaatttacTTATGGGTTTATTTTAACTCCCGCCAATTACTTATTTATTGGTGATAAGTTGATCAATGACAAaagactttttattttatcaatataaAAGGTTTATGATTCAGAGAAAAATATCGCATTCTAAGTTGTAATAGGTTCCTCCAATCAAAAGTAGTAGGTACAAATTTTTTGTATCTTACAACCtatgattatttttctttttttaactcaCTACCTATGTTGTTGGATACCGACTTATTCAACTATGATTATAGataaaaatatagataattATATCCAAATAGTCATAGATAGCGCTAACAAGGGGTGTGGTTTTAcccatttcagattatataatctgaaatataTCGGTACCATAACAGAAGACTGAAGTAAAGAATTactaaaaaatagttataaaacAGAAATCACGACATATCTCAGAGCTCAAATGACGTTGTCTTCCTTATCATACATCATATAAGAAAATTCAATAAAGTATGTGAACTTAATAGAAGTGAAATTGCCCATAAACCACTAACTCATAAAATAACCTCTCAATCTAAACGAAAACCCACATTTCACGGATGTTGAGATTTTACGTTTCAACAAAACGTTGTTATCTTTACAGGAACCTCCTCTTTTATATCccaacaaaagaatttgttttaTTCCATTCTCCCTATAATATGACTTTTTAATAACAACGGTAAATCATAACTTCTTTGTTTCACCTTGAACCCAATTTTCTTTTGGTCGTGAAATGTATGTGATAATCAATATAAGACACAATTAGAGGTGCAACCTCAGATTTGGCATTGCTAAGAGGATCTGCAACTAGGGATGGAACTTCGACTTTCACATTGTCAGAAGAATTTATAACCGGAGGTGCAATGTCTAGTTTCGCAGTAATTGGAGGATCCATAATTAGAGGTGTAATTTTAGGTGTCAATCAGCGGGGGGATCAATACGAGCATCCATATCTACAAGAGTGCAAGCAATTTGAGAAAACTAATATGTTTCTGTAAAAACTATGTTCAGATTCTATATTTCAAActatgaatttgaaaattttgaattatataattcgaacagCGTCAGGATATGCATATTAACGTGAatgaaacaaaaacacatatGAATCAAACATGGAAGATTTTATAGTCACGTTATATTTGCATTCGGACAAAAACAATTTGTATGTTGTCcattgataattgaattgtgcTTAGAAATCAAAATTTCGTTGAAAATGTGGTCCTTATGGAGGGGTTTAGAGAGAAAGCGGGTGTATGTTTATGAGAAACATGTTCatacacatatattataatattttggatTCTATAATATGAAACTTAAAAATATTGGGAATATGAAGTTGGTTGAAGTCGGTCAAATAGAAGTGGtcatggcaaaaaaaaaaacttgttaagTTGCTTGCGAAGTGCTATccatgaaataataataaacatgtCCTACATGACAATCTTTCCatgaaattgtcaaaaaaagttAATACATGCTTgatacaattaataaaaaatgtattacaTTGATACCTCTTATAAAACTATAAGTGAACCAGTTACAATGATTTTTTGctcattaattttataaataaaaatggctTGCTCAACGTCAGATTATTCAATAAGAATCGTTCCATAAAAAATTTGGCCAGTTAaaccaaaatattaattaataaaataaacatttttatcTTTCTTATCACAAGAAAAGACTATGCTGTGGAAAACCAAGTTTTACCCTTGCTTGAAAATCTGCCACGTCTCATACTTAAGGGTAAAATGAGTCTAAATAATGTTGTTTGTAACTAAATTACATCATCTAACAATAATGATGCCATGTAAGTACTGGTTTCcaattaatttgtttgttttgtcttACCTAAGTTCATTGTCATCCCAATCTAACTACATTGTTCGGTTGACAACTAACTGAAAGTACCATTTATGTGTGTTACTGActtatgataaaaatgtgttctttttttacaaaatctttATGTTGGGATGACAATGAACTTTACTTTGAAATAAACTTCAACTTAACTTTGAAAcataacttttcttttctatctTGTCTTGCTGATTTTAAGGACTTTCATCATAACAGAACCTTACTTTGTTTAtggttatttatatttgtatttgtaaaTCTATATTAACTGACATTAAAGTTCTGTTTTGTGTTATCCATGTATTTTTCATTGTACATTATGTTTGTGTTTTTAACCTCTCACAAGTGTTTTCACTCGATTTCACTCTATTAACTTGAATGTTTGTGTTTTTCATTGtactttatgtttatgttttttacGGTTCTTATTTTCTGTTGTAGATGGCTACCACAATGGAGAGACCATTTGAATTTATTGGTGACATTACCGATAAGAAAGACTTCTGGAAACTACCTGTGAAAGTTAAAGACAAATGGACTGTTGTAAAAGATGGAAAGGAGCATCTGGAATTGGTAATTGTTGACaaaaaggtaagggggttaacTGTAAATATTGGTGTAACATTTGTTTGAAGACATattttcacttatattttttgttatttttagggGAATGATATACATGTTATCATTCCAACTGCTTACAAGGCAACCTATGACAAACTACTAGAAGAGAACAACTCTTACACTCTGAGTAACTTTCAAGTCTTGAACAATGATTTGATGTTCAAAGCATCTGATCATAAATTTAAGTAGGTATGGACTGGAGGGACTACTGCTATTGATGTCAATCATCATGATATCAGTAATGTTGGATTGAAATTCAAGTCTTTTGCCGAGATCATTACTGGGAAATGGCGAGCGGATCTTTTAGTTCGTAAGTCAAAATTCTATGATACGTATATAGTTCACAAATGTTATAAACATTACTtaatttcttcatatttttccaCAGATGTTATTGGAGTTGTATCTGATATGGGCTACTGTCAGTTTAATGAAGAAAATGGGAAAAAGTTGCAGGTTAGCTTCGCTTTGAAAGATTTATGATATGGAGACAGAAGTTTATTTGCTGATTTGAGgtataaaatcaaatgttaagTCTGTTTGAACATTAATAACCAGTGACATATCTCTTAACTGCACACTGTGGGAGGACTATGCTGCGAAGTTTATCAATTTCAATAATGATAGGAAGGAAGGCGAACCTATCATTGTGTTGCTGAAGTATGGAAAGATCAAAGAAGAATGTTTGTATGTTTATCTctgaattttatataatttagtcATTATTGTTTTCTATATATAACATTCCTGAAATCAAGCAATTTCGGAAGATTTAATTGACTTTGagttttaatttatgtttttttttcttctaatgtgAAATAtaatgttaacatttttctaacACAACATTTATTCTTTTCCTCTTAGCTTGCCTAAGGATGGACAACTTATGTCCCAGAGTACGTTGGTCTGTACACAGTCACAATCCAGCTCACAGATCCCTACCGAAGATGAACTACTTAAATCTATCAATAATTGTCTGCATATTGGGTTCAAAATTGAGGTAGAAGTCTCCTATGAATTCAGCAAGGCGGGTTTTGTTCTTTGGGACCGTGAGGTCACATAGTTGTTAGGTATTTCTGCTGCTCAACTATGCTTCAACATGATTCAGGTACCCTTATTGGACAAGATAGttgttaattatatttatctGTTGTATGGTTTTCACATTTTCATATACAAATATTATACATCTGTTGGTcagttatttttgtgttaaagTTTTATCATTTTATGTTAGGTTGGTATCGCCAATCGTTTGGAATATCCTATGTTGATAGATACCATTGCTGAAAAGACTAGTCTTTAAAGTTAAGTGGTAGCCTAGATTGAAATCAGCCTCTGTCATTTGTTTGAAAGAGGAAACTGCCTTTGCTGAAGTTATCGCTGCTAAATTCCCACATTTACAGGTCTATAATTAATCAAACTAACTCCATACATGTCTTGACTCCTTTGgttgttttatatttcaaaTGCTATAAAATTTTGGAACATACCTAAACAACACAACTGTTTCAATTTACTACCCTGTTATACCAATCAACCAGTTGGAAGCATCACCTTTTCAGCTTGAGGATGATGTTCCTGATAACACAGTTGAAACAAATGATGTTACTGAATCAACCGTAAGttgaaaattcatttgttaATAACATGTAACAGATGATAGGTCAAATATTTTACTagtttattagaaaatattacataataaaatatactgTTTACTTAAGAAATAATCTGCAACTTTGCTCCTCTACTAGTTTGTTGATGTGTGCatgtatgaaaaatataattttttgtattttgatggtTAGGTTGTTTTCTTATATATTTGATTGCCCTGTGAGAATCGTGAATTTAATGCCCTATTTCGTGGTGTGCACGTGC from Medicago truncatula cultivar Jemalong A17 chromosome 8, MtrunA17r5.0-ANR, whole genome shotgun sequence includes the following:
- the LOC11422571 gene encoding metallothiol transferase FosB, which gives rise to MGIQEIGSYEAPLPLLSLNHVSILCRSVLDSMRFYEEILGFGLIKRPSSFKFNGAWLYNYGFGIHLLENPNYDEFDTPMSESRPINPKDNHISFQCTDVGLVKMRLEDMGMKYVTALVEDEGIKVEQVFFHDPDGYMIELCNCENIPIVPISSASGSFKARGQSFKKTVSNKCGFMENVMMRSLSKDMMNFAF
- the LOC11408165 gene encoding V-type proton ATPase 16 kDa proteolipid subunit, which encodes MAPFSGDETAPFFGFLGAAAALVFSCMGAAYGTAKSGVGVASMGVMRPELVMKSIVPVVMAGVLGIYGLIIAVIISTGINPKAKSYYLFDGYAHLSSGLACGLAGLSAGMAIGIVGDAGVRANAQQPKLFVGMILILIFAEALALYGLIVGIILSSRAGQSRAE